A window of the Henckelia pumila isolate YLH828 chromosome 3, ASM3356847v2, whole genome shotgun sequence genome harbors these coding sequences:
- the LOC140886455 gene encoding UDP-glycosyltransferase 91C1-like: protein MEEEGLPNERKLHVVMFPWLAFGHLIPFLELSKAIARKGHKISFISTPRNIDRLPKIPPDLASSFTFVKIPLQKVEGLPENAESTTDIRTEEMDYLKKAQDLMESDVAEFLQNSSADAVVYDFASFWVPRIAMKLGISRFFFSIFESWFWCFFGTTDNLINELEGMNTAEDYMSPPKWVPFHTKVSYKYHEAKLICLAGEKNASGFSDAYRSGIGISQSDAFILRHCNEFDTEWFNLLADLYNKPLIPLGFLPPHVEETEDQNWVLIKKWLDSRIEGSVLYIALGSEAMISQDQITELAHGLELSEIPFLWAFKLPHGFELPDGFEERIKGRGIVWKGWVPQLKILDHVSVGGFLSHCGLGSTLEALMLGAPLILLPLMVDQWTNSRILEEKQIGVEVERNEEDGYFTRDSVAQAVRLVMVEDGGKIFRDKAKEAGAVFGNTRLHDRYVDDFINYLRQCPNGPI, encoded by the coding sequence ATGGAGGAAGAAGGTCTCCCAAATGAAAGGAAGCTACACGTGGTGATGTTTCCATGGCTGGCTTTCGGCCATTTGATACCATTTTTAGAGCTCTCCAAAGCCATAGCTCGAAAGGGTCACAAGATCTCCTTCATCTCCACCCCAAGAAACATCGACCGCCTTCCTAAAATCCCCCCAGACTTGGCTTCCTCCTTCACTTTCGTCAAAATCCCATTACAAAAAGTTGAAGGGCTCCCTGAAAATGCAGAGTCAACCACGGATATAAGAACGGAAGAAATGGATTATCTCAAGAAAGCGCAAGACCTGATGGAATCAGATGTGGCTGAGTTTCTGCAAAACTCTTCCGCTGATGCTGTCGTGTATGATTTCGCTTCGTTCTGGGTACCAAGAATCGCGATGAAGCTTGGGATTTCACGTTTCTTTTTCAGTATTTTCGAATCCTGGTTCTGGTGTTTCTTCGGAACAACCGATAATCTGATCAACGAGCTGGAAGGCATGAATACGGCGGAGGATTACATGTCTCCACCGAAATGGGTTCCCTTCCACACCAAAGTGTCGTACAAGTACCATGAAGCGAAGCTGATTTGTTTGGCAGGTGAAAAGAATGCTTCTGGTTTCTCGGATGCATATCGCAGCGGCATCGGAATCTCGCAATCTGATGCATTTATTTTACGGCACTGCAACGAGTTCGATACAGAATGGTTTAATCTACTGGCCGATCTTTACAATAAACCACTGATCCCACTAGGATTCTTACCACCCCACGTCGAGGAAACGGAAGATCAAAACTGGGTTTTGATCAAGAAATGGCTCGATTCCCGAATCGAAGGATCTGTTCTTTACATAGCTTTAGGAAGTGAGGCGATGATAAGTCAAGATCAGATCACTGAACTAGCTCATGGGCTCGAACTTTCCGAAATCCCTTTTCTTTGGGCATTCAAGCTTCCACACGGGTTCGAACTGCCAGACGGGTTCGAAGAGAGAATAAAAGGGAGAGGGATCGTGTGGAAAGGTTGGGTGCCGCAGTTGAAGATACTCGATCATGTTTCAGTCGGCGGATTCTTGAGTCACTGTGGATTAGGTTCGACATTAGAGGCGCTGATGTTGGGTGCTCCGCTCATTCTACTGCCATTAATGGTGGATCAATGGACGAATTCCAGAATTTTGGAAGAGAAACAGATAGGTGTTGAAGTGGAGAGGAACGAGGAAGATGGATATTTCACCAGAGATTCAGTTGCCCAGGCCGTGAGATTGGTGATGGTTGAAGATGGTGGGAAGATATTCAGAGACAAAGCCAAGGAAGCAGGCGCGGTGTTCGGGAATACAAGACTTCATGATAGGTATGTGGacgattttattaattatctcCGGCAGTGTCCAAATGGACCAATATGA
- the LOC140888233 gene encoding uncharacterized protein, producing the protein MNYDDRAGQVGHKDFVEEPIDIVHGVYDSYAENPDQFTKLLEDAEKPLYPRCTKFTKLSAIVKLFNFKAKYSWSDKSFTDLLLLFGEMLPGENELPLSLYDAKKSLRALGMDYVRIHACPNDCILYRKEYEDFANCPTCGTSRWKVGNKSKVREGVPAKVLWYFPPIPTDAPSWKLVDRKWPDFASEKRNLRLAISADGVNPHSLMSSAYSCWPILMVTYNLLPWLCMKRKFVMLTLLISGPRQPGNDIDVYLAPLIDDLKCLWDTGVEAYDAYREESFSLKAVLLWTINDFPAYGNMSGCVVKGYHACPICAEETYSIRLKHSRKMSYTGHRRFLPLSHPYRRQKKTFDGNQEFNPTPNPLSGHEVLERVERINYQLGKLTGKLQSKKDDGKPCWKKKSIFFELEYWKHLHVRHILDVMHIEKNVCESLISTLLDVPGKTKDGVASRLDLLEMNVRTELAPNMGEKRTFLPPACYTLSKDEKKSLCNCLAGIRVPTGYSSNFKNLVSMKDLKLVGLKSHDYHTLMQQLLPVAIRGILPKKVRDVVTRLCFFFNELYKKVIDVPKLDELQREIVMIVFA; encoded by the exons ATGAATTATGATGATCGAGCTGGGCAAGTTGGACACAAAGATTTTGTTGAAGAACCAATAGATATAGTACATGGTGTATATGATAGTTATGCTGAGAATCCAGATCAATTCACTAAGCTATTAGAAGATGCTGAGAAACCTTTATATCCTAGATGCACTAAATTCACAAAGTTATCTGCAATTGTGAAACTATTTAACTTCAAGGCAAAATATAGTTGGAGTGATAAAAGTTTCACTGATCTGCTTCTTCTGTTTGGAGAAATGCTTCCAGGTGAAAATGAATTGCCTTTGTCATTGTATGATGCAAAGAAAAGCTTACGTGCATTAGGAATGGATTATGTTAGAATTCATGCTTGTCCTAATGATTGCATCTTATACCGAAAGGAGTACGAAGATTTTGCCAATTGCCCTACTTGTGGGACGTCAAGGTGGAAGGTGGGCAACAAATCTAAAGTAAGAGAAGGAGTTCCGGCAAAGGTCTTGTGGTATTTCCCGCCTATTCCAA CTGATGCACCGTCTTGGAAATTAGTTGATCGCAAGTGGCCAGACTTTGCATCAGAGAAAAGAAATCTTAGATTGGCTATATCAGCTGATGGGGTCAATCCTCATAGTTTGATGAGTTCTGCATATAGTTGTTGGCCAATTTTAATGGTCACATACAATCTTCTGCCATGGTTGTGTATGAAGAGAAAATTTGTGATGCTTACTTTGTTGATATCTGGTCCTAGACAGCCGGGAAATGATATTGATGTGTACTTGGCACCTCTGATTGATGACCTAAAATGCTTATGGGATACAGGTGTTGAAGCATATGATGCATATCGAGAAGAAAGTTTTTCTCTTAAAGCTGTCTTACTATGGACAATCAATGATTTCCCTGCATATGGGAACATGTCGGGTTGCGTTGTGAAAGGATATCATGCATGCCCTATTTGTGCAGAAGAAACATACTCAATAAGGTTGAAGCATAGTAGAAAAATGTCATATACAGGGCATAGAAGGTTTCTACCTTTAAGTCATCCTTATCGAAGGCAAAAGAAGACATTTGATGGGAACCAAGAGTTTAATCCAACACCAAATCCATTGAGTGGCCATGAAGTTttggaaagagttgaaagaattaatTATCAACTCGGAAAACTTACTGGAAAGCTACAGTCAAAGAAGGATGATGGAAAACCATGTTGGAAAAAGAAATCAATATTCTTTGAACTTGAGTATTGGAAACATTTGCATGTTCGTCATATTCTTGATGTGATGCACATTGAAAAAAATGTTTGTGAAAGTCTCATCAGCACATTACTTGACGTTCCGGGAAAAACAAAGGATGGAGTGGCATCAAGATTAGACCTTTTGGAAATGAATGTGAGGACTGAATTGGCACCAAATATGGGAGAGAAAAGGACATTTTTGCCACCAGCCTGTTATACACTAAGTAAGGATGAAAAAAAAAGTCTTTGCAACTGTTTGGCTGGAATAAGGGTCCCCACAGGCTACTCATCCAATTTTAAAAACCTTGTGtcgatgaaggacttgaaaCTGGTTGGCCTTAAGTCACATGACTATCACACTTTAATGCAACAATTGCTTCCTGTGGCCATCCGCGGCATTTTGCCAAAAAAGGTCAGGGATGTTGTGACTCGGTTGTGTTTCTTCTTCAATGAGTTATATAAGAAAGTAATAGATGTCCCAAAATTGGATGAGCTGCAAAGAGAGATTGTGATGATTGTGTTTGCTTGA